AACATTGTGTATGcaaaaacgaaagagaagaaacaaaacgacATACACTGTGAATGATGAGGAAAATACCACTGAATAAATTGCCTAGTCCCAAAGCGATAACGTTGACTGCAAGCAAAGATAATGTCGGAGACAATACATAGGTTTTCTTTGCAGTTACCTGTGTCTTGCTGTGGATATTTTGTGGGATCATCATCCATTGAATTGACATCATCGTCGGTAACAGAACTCGGACGCTTAGGAGTGGTTGTGGCCATTGTAGAAGGTGAAGAATTGATCATATCAAAGAGAGACGCAGAGGATGCTTATTTATAAGCCCACAACCTTCTTATTATCTGAAATTTTTCAACCATAGATTTTTGCTGGAAATTGGAGGGGAATTTCCTACCAATCTTCTACAAAATAAAACGAGTCATATAGTATGAAATCAATGGGAAATATGTGAGAAATTTTCCACTATTATTTTTgtcgacatatatatataattgttacaAGAACGCACCATTTAGAAGATCATCTTCAAGCTCTTGGCGGCGATTGAGCATGGTGGATTCCATTGAACCTGCTGTGAATGGAGATCGATCACAAAGGAgaaccagagaaaaaaaatcgtaCAACTGAACccataagattaaataaaaagaaccaCAGAAAGGGTAAACCCTGACCGAGTTTTATTCTTCACATAATAGACGATTACTcgattagtatatatatacatgcactACTAAAATTTTATGGTCTTATGACTTTTTATCGTCATTGTCTATGACTTAGTGAATGTTAATTACAGATGACTAATaacattatctatatatacatttttggagatatTTATGAAATGAATCGTGAAGTTCAAACTTATTTACAAGTAtacaattgatataaattattaatttaataaaaaattgtaaaacttggGTTTGTTCAAAATACTCTCTCTTACAAAGACCCAAGCCCATTGCTATCCTAAAAATTTTTGGATCCGATATTTTCCCAGATCTTACCTATTTAGTTGGTCGAgaccaaattatataaataaatcaactttcccaattgtagaagaagaagacacgacCCATATATCTCTTTATGtaacaaaaattatcatataatttaatttgctCATTGCTAACATTTCTAAATACACATACAcatcataataataacaaagGAAAACATTAGTATGGATCCACTGAAAGTTTTAAACGTCAAAAATTAAAAGGATTATATGCACAACAAAACTGTATATTCCAAAGTGtctaattataaatagattaaacaaactaaattaCAATGTCACGATATAGTATAcgcatataattttaaaagttttaaataatattatctatatattgCAAACCAAATagacatgcaaaaaaaaattgtatactttatactacataaaatttaactaACAATATGATATCCTAACTTCACTATAACATAATACACCACAAACATACTACTTATGCACTCCATAATATATCGAGTTAACATATTGTtcacttaaaatttataaaaaggtacttaaattgttttaaagttaaaaatagTCTCGCGGTATActgcgggtgaatatctagtataTATTGTGAACTTCAGTCTGCGGgtgcgggtgaatatctagtataTATTGTGAACTTCAGTCAATATCTAGTATAGTATTTTGAACTTCagtgtttcattttagttttcTCATTCTGTTTAAGCATTTCTTAATCCTTTATGGTATAAATAATTAGTCCGGACAACCTAATCGAgtgttatataataaaaaatatcttatggCAAAATCGAATTTAACCAATCGTCACGGACGTACCAATAAATTTGTTATTCTCCCAACACGTGGTAGCAGTCCAGACTCCAGCACTGTGATTGACGGTGATGGCTGAACTAACTTTTTCCACGTGTCACTCTAACATCTGGGGTATTCTCGTGTAAATAATAACTACTACGAGGGTACTTTCACCAACGTAATCGTTATTCTgcttaccctttttttttttttttcttttcccggTAAATTTCTGCTTTTTTGTTCGATCTGTTTTGGTTTGGCCAATAATGGAACTCTTCTTTCACCATTTTCCTGGAAAGTCTCGAAATCTAGAAGATGCATCTCTCTAAAGAGATAATAAATCCCAATAGAATCACTCTAATCTCTGCTCTTCCTCTCTAAAAATTTGTTCGATTCCGATTTGGTTTAAGACATGATTACGAATCCACGTATGTTGTTGTACACCTGCATTGCGAAAGGAACAGTGATTCTCGCAGAGTTCGTTTCGAAAGAAGAGCCAGGAATCGAAGATCTAGCTTTGACATGCATCGGGAACGCGCCTCCTCACCATTCGATGGTCTCTCACACAGTCCGCAAAAGAACTTACGCTTTGATCATCGATGGATTTTTTTCGTATTTCGCCATCTTAGACGAGGCGGTTACGAAATCTGAGTCTCTCTGGCTCTTCGATCGGTTGAAATCGGTTACGGAGTCTTTGATGGAAGACGGATCCACAGCGGATTCGTTGGTTAATCATCCGAGTCGACACTGTCTCCAATCGAAGCTGGATCCAGTCTTCGCTGAGATcactactaataataataagaataaggaTTTGGAATTGGAGTTTGTTGGATCTTCTCCTAGGACGAGGGAGATTAATAATCCAAGTTTGGATTCTTCTTCGTCTAGAGGTCGAAAAGGCGGTGGTGCGTTTATGCCGCTGTTAGGTAAGCCGTTGAGGGTGTTGAAGAGCAAGAAGAGATTGCATActgatgagaagaagatggatctaggaggaggaggaggaggtaaTAAAGGAGTTAGAAATGGTTTGATGAttcatcatgatcatcatcatagaCAAAAGGCGAAACAGATATGGAAGAAACATGTTTGGGTTGTTTTGATGTTTGATCTCTGCATCtgtcttgttctgttttgtatCTGGCTTTGGGTTTGTCAAGGGTTTCAATGCATCCTCCAaggttaaataataaaaattattaaatactttttatacaaaaaaaacttcatcaaAAATTCCTGAGGTGTTGTTTCCAGAGGTGATTAATAATAAAATGCCTCTTGGTTTACACGTTTGTGATGATGTTGATAATGTTTTACTTaggtttttttgtaataatctcTTTTGCTGTCAGATTTCTTACTTGAGTTCACATTATGTGATTTGGACGGGAAGATTGGATCCAGTTACTACATTAGTATTGGTTTGCAATGTCGTGCGTAGACTGACcttttccataaaaaaaaactccactCACGCTTCCTTTTCAACGCGCTCCACTCATTTTTGTCTTTTCCAAAATAGtacacaaaaaaatctttaaacagCTGTTGACGAAGAAAGACACGTATTTAGTGTCTCATTGGAAAGATGGGTCAGTTACTCACACTGCTTAAAAAGTCAAGACCACACGACTAAACTTCATATATCATCCAATAAAACAAAGGGACacttcaattattattattttttacttctaGAACTCACTCAGACGAAAGTAGCCAAATAAAGAAGATAATGAAACCTCTAtcttgaggaagaaaaaaaatgaaacctcTATCTCTATTATTCGTTATTCTAATCATCGCTTTGACAACAAGCTACGTTGTTGTTGATGCCTTTACCAGAGACGATTTTCCAGAGGATTTTCTCTTCGGAGCCGCCAGTTCTGCTTATCAGGTTCGAGCCTATCAGCTGCTNNNNNNNNNNNNNNNNNNNNNNNNNNNNNNNNNNNNNNNNNTGTCTAATATAATAGAGTTGTTCTTTGCTATGTTGGGAATCTGTGGATAATAGTGGGAAGGAGCTGTTGATGAAGACGGAAGGACTCCTAGCGTATGGGATACTTTCGCACACTCTCGTAAGTATATTGTATACATCTTATGGGTTAGGATTTTCCAATAGATAAATTCCTAGGTTGTTGACTAAAAAAGTATGGGGTTCATATCATAGGTTACTTAATCTGTGGTTCCATATTATTAGCGTTTTTATATTTCGAAATTTTGAGTCACTCTTTGTTCGAAACTTGCAGACAACAGACTTAGCGGTAATGGAGATATAACATCTGATGGGTATCACAAatacaaggttttttttttttctctcattcttttgcCGTTTACTTTTTCAAAGAAGTACTTATCCTAAGTCTCTGGCTCTGTTTTATCAAATTAGATGTTGTTGTTACTTTTGGCAGGAAGATGTTAAGCTGATGGCAAAAATGGGTTTAGACTCATTTAGATTCTCAATCTCCTGGTCAAGACTAATACCTAGTAAGTAGTAACGCCTCTTCTtcctgatttcttttttttcttggaagtactgatgttgttttgtttcttgaccTCTTTATTGTCTGTGTGGCTTTTCAGATGGAAGAGGACTCATTAACCCAAAAGGCCTATTGTTTTACAAGAACCTCATCAAAGAACTAAAAAGCCATGGTGAGGTTTTGTATTTATATGTAATCGCAACTTAAGCCAATTCATAGCTTCTAACTTAAGTTGTGGCAAACACTACTAACAGGAATCGAACCACAAGTTCCGCTTTACCACTATGATCATCCTCAGTCTCTTGAAGATGAGTACGGAGGATGGCTCAACCGCAAAATCATGTAAAAGATTACTAACAAAGTCGCTTTTAGATATGAATTctaaaaaataacatcaaaaatgttgtttgttttttctcataCTGCAGAGAAGACTTCACTGCTTTTGCAGATGTATGTTTCAGAGAGTTTGGGGAGGATGTAAAGCTATGGACTACAATAAACGAAGCTACAATATTCGCCATTGGTTCTTATAGCCAAGGAATCTCTCCGCCTGGACGTTGTTCTCCTAA
The sequence above is a segment of the Camelina sativa cultivar DH55 chromosome 10, Cs, whole genome shotgun sequence genome. Coding sequences within it:
- the LOC104717439 gene encoding phytolongin Phyl2.1-like: MITNPRMLLYTCIAKGTVILAEFVSKEEPGIEDLALTCIGNAPPHHSMVSHTVRKRTYALIIDGFFSYFAILDEAVTKSESLWLFDRLKSVTESLMEDGSTADSLVNHPSRHCLQSKLDPVFAEITTNNNKNKDLELEFVGSSPRTREINNPSLDSSSSRGRKGGGAFMPLLGKPLRVLKSKKRLHTDEKKMDLGGGGGGNKGVRNGLMIHHDHHHRQKAKQIWKKHVWVVLMFDLCICLVLFCIWLWVCQGFQCILQG